One Deinococcus sedimenti genomic window carries:
- a CDS encoding agmatine deiminase family protein, whose protein sequence is MSDVTPADLPRDLGFAMPAEWAEHAATWMSWPADDDLWFGHLEGVRAEFAELVRTIARFEPVHLLVRDEESSADARARLGGADVTFHDVPLDDVWMRDNGPIFVKREDDLALVDWKFNSWGGKFNWSNDDRVPEYVAGQLGTHRWAQPFVLEGGGLEVNGRGVGLTTRSCFLTETRNPGLTEEGYAFLLADTLGVQKLLWLDGGLENDHTDGHIDTITRFTDERTIVTSVEPNPEDPNHAVMAKNLADLRAMTDQEGQPFRIVELPLPATYLEGAEGRLPPTYANFYIGNGFVVVPQYGDPNDARALEVLTPLFPGREVIGLSSRAIIEGGGSFHCVTQQQPAGTPWQQDA, encoded by the coding sequence ATGTCTGATGTGACCCCTGCCGACCTGCCCCGTGACCTGGGCTTCGCCATGCCTGCCGAGTGGGCCGAGCACGCTGCCACCTGGATGAGCTGGCCCGCCGACGACGACCTGTGGTTCGGGCACCTGGAGGGCGTGCGCGCCGAGTTCGCCGAACTGGTGCGGACCATCGCCCGCTTTGAGCCGGTGCATCTGCTCGTGCGGGACGAGGAGAGCAGCGCGGACGCCCGCGCGCGGCTGGGCGGCGCGGACGTGACGTTCCACGACGTGCCGCTGGACGACGTGTGGATGCGCGACAACGGCCCCATCTTCGTCAAGCGAGAAGATGACCTGGCGCTGGTGGACTGGAAGTTCAACTCCTGGGGCGGGAAGTTCAACTGGAGCAACGACGACCGCGTGCCCGAGTACGTCGCCGGGCAGCTGGGCACGCACCGCTGGGCGCAGCCGTTCGTGCTGGAGGGCGGCGGGCTTGAAGTGAACGGCCGGGGCGTGGGCCTGACCACCCGGTCGTGCTTCCTGACCGAGACCCGCAACCCCGGCCTGACCGAGGAGGGTTACGCGTTCCTGCTGGCCGACACGCTGGGCGTGCAGAAACTCCTGTGGCTGGACGGCGGGCTGGAGAATGACCACACCGACGGGCACATCGACACGATCACCCGCTTCACCGACGAGCGGACCATCGTCACCAGCGTCGAGCCCAACCCCGAGGACCCCAATCACGCGGTCATGGCGAAGAACCTCGCGGACCTTCGCGCCATGACCGATCAGGAGGGGCAGCCCTTCCGCATCGTGGAGCTGCCCCTCCCCGCGACCTACCTGGAGGGCGCGGAGGGTCGCCTGCCGCCCACGTACGCGAACTTCTACATCGGGAACGGGTTCGTGGTCGTCCCGCAGTACGGCGACCCGAACGACGCCCGCGCCCTGGAAGTCCTGACGCCGCTGTTCCCCGGCCGCGAGGTGATCGGCCTGAGCAGCCGCGCGATCATCGAGGGTGGCGGCAGCTTCCACTGCGTGACGCAGCAGCAGCCCGCCGGAACGCCCTGGCAGCAGGACGCCTGA
- a CDS encoding GNAT family N-acetyltransferase, translated as MTDLDLGGGYSARPISLEAYRAACARLEDRIFGGNSLFAFDPPVRAAPPLGESWNWGVFHGAELIGWHHAHARDERTVYMADTGLLPEHQGRGVYSRLLPHLLDAFRAAGFTLVQSHHRATNNAVILPKLRAGFHLQGLNAYEGGVNAALTLSLDGAYGQAMHVRSGFRAPSGEAARRLGVPDEGLPGLADAPSLPLPADAEAGVDLGGGYALHRVPTATYREVYAQLEASAYETDSFDWGDRDPAPAPRGPLWSWLISHAGRVAGWQASRAWDTRTAYMVNTALLPAHRGRGVYTRLLPVVLDALHGEGYALVRSHHHLTNNAVIVPKLRAGFRFQGLQVDEHGVIAILLRSFDPAYAAYMDRRSGLTR; from the coding sequence ATGACTGACCTTGACCTGGGCGGCGGGTACTCGGCCCGCCCGATCTCGCTGGAGGCGTACCGGGCGGCGTGCGCGCGGCTGGAGGACCGGATCTTCGGTGGAAATTCGCTGTTCGCGTTCGACCCGCCGGTGCGGGCGGCCCCGCCGCTGGGCGAGTCGTGGAACTGGGGCGTGTTCCACGGCGCGGAACTGATCGGCTGGCATCACGCGCACGCGCGGGACGAGCGGACGGTGTACATGGCGGATACCGGGCTGCTGCCGGAGCATCAGGGGCGCGGGGTGTACTCGCGGTTGCTGCCGCACCTGCTGGACGCGTTCCGCGCGGCGGGGTTCACGCTGGTGCAGAGTCACCACCGCGCGACGAACAACGCCGTGATCCTCCCGAAGCTCCGGGCCGGGTTTCACCTGCAGGGCCTGAACGCGTACGAGGGCGGGGTGAATGCCGCGCTGACCCTCAGCCTGGACGGGGCGTACGGGCAGGCGATGCACGTCCGCAGCGGCTTCCGCGCACCATCGGGAGAGGCGGCGCGGCGACTGGGCGTCCCGGACGAAGGACTGCCCGGTCTGGCCGACGCGCCCAGCCTCCCCCTCCCGGCCGACGCCGAGGCGGGCGTGGATCTGGGCGGCGGGTACGCCCTGCACCGCGTGCCGACCGCCACGTACCGCGAGGTGTACGCACAGCTGGAAGCCAGCGCTTACGAGACGGACTCGTTCGACTGGGGCGACCGTGACCCCGCCCCCGCGCCGCGCGGCCCGCTGTGGAGTTGGCTGATCAGCCACGCGGGACGGGTGGCCGGGTGGCAGGCCAGCCGCGCGTGGGACACCCGCACGGCGTACATGGTGAACACCGCGCTGCTCCCCGCGCACCGGGGGCGGGGCGTGTACACGCGGCTGCTGCCTGTGGTGCTGGACGCCCTGCACGGCGAGGGCTACGCGCTGGTGCGCAGCCATCACCACCTGACGAACAACGCCGTCATCGTCCCGAAGCTCCGCGCGGGCTTCCGCTTCCAGGGCCTGCAGGTCGACGAGCACGGCGTCATAGCGATCCTGCTGCGCAGCTTCGACCCGGCGTACGCGGCGTACATGGACCGCCGCAGCGGCCTGACCCGCTGA
- a CDS encoding class I SAM-dependent methyltransferase: protein MRLATLDDLLDTLDGLFGEGDLTRRGDRDAWADILSRPGHPLASALPDANLRDWAARGLLPGGPGRAALDVGCGLGRNTTFLAGLGYHATGVDLSPYAVQVARGRDPRPTFHEVDVLRQPIPGGPFDVVYDSGCFHHLPPHRRLSYLTTLSGVLKPGGLFGICTFAAGRMGSAETDLELFRQGTLSGGIGFSVADLRHVFSDLEFLTGGPLPAPADASADVFTQDFLLAALFRRPA from the coding sequence ATGAGGCTCGCCACGCTGGACGACCTGCTCGACACCCTGGACGGCCTGTTCGGCGAGGGGGACCTGACCCGCCGGGGCGACCGGGACGCCTGGGCGGACATCCTCTCCCGGCCCGGCCACCCGCTCGCCTCGGCGCTGCCGGACGCGAACCTGCGCGACTGGGCCGCGCGGGGCCTGCTGCCCGGCGGACCTGGGCGGGCGGCGCTGGACGTGGGGTGCGGGCTGGGCCGCAACACGACCTTCCTGGCCGGACTGGGGTACCACGCGACGGGCGTGGACCTCTCACCGTACGCCGTGCAGGTCGCCCGCGGTCGCGACCCCCGGCCCACCTTCCACGAGGTGGACGTGCTGCGCCAGCCCATCCCCGGCGGCCCGTTCGACGTGGTGTACGACTCCGGGTGTTTTCACCATCTGCCCCCCCACCGCCGCCTGTCCTACCTGACGACCCTGAGCGGCGTCCTCAAACCCGGCGGGCTGTTCGGCATCTGCACCTTCGCGGCCGGACGCATGGGCAGCGCCGAGACGGACCTGGAACTGTTCCGTCAGGGCACGCTGTCCGGTGGAATCGGGTTCAGCGTCGCCGATTTGCGCCACGTCTTCAGTGACCTGGAGTTCCTGACCGGCGGCCCACTCCCCGCTCCGGCAGACGCGTCCGCGGACGTCTTCACGCAGGACTTCCTGCTGGCCGCGCTGTTCCGCCGCCCGGCCTGA
- a CDS encoding DsbA family oxidoreductase, which translates to MTRVTELYFDFLCPYAWRGVELAAVLKDEGEAFTLRHYSLVEGNHEGNAKELTWRVTEQPLNEGSAYQQGSLRAFLASHAAARQGEAAHWEFTLALFRAHHERKEPLTDGTIHAAAQEAGLNLDAFAQALADEATRRADLRADLDAAREVGVFGTPTFVLPTGEAAYYRFETLTREPAQAREWWTLYRTVLTSEAGIGTIKRAKNRPPHRA; encoded by the coding sequence ATGACCCGAGTGACCGAGCTGTACTTCGATTTCCTGTGCCCCTACGCGTGGCGTGGCGTGGAACTCGCCGCCGTCCTGAAAGACGAGGGTGAGGCGTTCACCCTGCGGCACTACTCGCTGGTCGAGGGCAACCACGAAGGCAACGCGAAAGAATTGACGTGGCGCGTGACCGAGCAGCCGCTGAATGAGGGGAGCGCGTACCAGCAGGGGAGCCTGCGCGCATTCCTGGCGTCCCACGCGGCGGCCCGGCAGGGCGAGGCGGCGCACTGGGAGTTCACGCTGGCGCTATTCCGCGCCCACCACGAGCGCAAGGAGCCCCTGACGGACGGGACCATCCACGCGGCGGCGCAGGAGGCCGGACTGAACCTGGACGCTTTCGCGCAGGCCCTGGCGGACGAGGCCACCCGCCGCGCCGACCTGCGCGCCGACCTGGACGCCGCGCGTGAAGTCGGGGTGTTCGGCACGCCCACCTTCGTCCTCCCGACCGGCGAGGCCGCGTACTACCGCTTCGAGACCCTGACCCGCGAGCCTGCCCAGGCACGCGAGTGGTGGACCCTCTACCGCACCGTGCTGACCAGCGAGGCCGGCATCGGCACGATCAAACGCGCGAAGAATCGCCCGCCCCACCGCGCCTGA
- a CDS encoding potassium channel family protein, which yields MTRRPAVLLALIAGLVVFGTVGYRVLEGWSWLDCLFMTAMTLTTVGYGAPGELNTDGKVFSVVLMLVGIGLMLYLLTLLAETMLRTVTDPDAARRRKERKIMSLKDHTIVCGYGQVGEAVSVALRGARREVVVVDHRPEHLEWAQTQGLHTLVGDATDEDVLRRAGIERAASLVTVINSDPSNLYVVLSAKGLNPAVRVIARASDEAAARKMRRAGADEVVNPYQLSGNRIAAMMLAPRLSRLLSGDVTSEHFTIRELSVPPGMVGRTVADLGRETGALVVAIWRDGQPLRSRAEDVLRAGDAVLVAGAAAEVEAVQSGPAGGVQPA from the coding sequence ATGACCCGTCGCCCTGCCGTGCTGCTGGCCCTGATCGCGGGGCTGGTGGTGTTCGGCACGGTCGGGTACCGCGTGCTGGAGGGCTGGTCGTGGCTGGACTGCCTGTTCATGACGGCCATGACCCTGACGACCGTGGGGTACGGCGCGCCGGGCGAGCTGAACACGGACGGGAAGGTGTTCAGCGTGGTGCTGATGCTGGTCGGGATCGGGCTGATGCTGTACCTGCTGACGCTGCTGGCCGAGACGATGCTGCGCACCGTGACGGACCCGGACGCGGCGCGGCGGCGCAAGGAGAGGAAGATCATGAGCCTGAAGGATCACACGATCGTGTGCGGGTACGGGCAGGTGGGCGAGGCGGTCAGCGTGGCGCTGCGGGGCGCGCGGCGCGAGGTGGTCGTGGTCGATCACCGCCCCGAGCACCTGGAGTGGGCGCAGACGCAGGGCCTGCACACTCTGGTGGGGGACGCCACCGACGAGGACGTGCTGCGCCGCGCCGGGATCGAGCGGGCGGCGTCGCTGGTCACGGTGATCAACAGTGACCCCAGCAACCTGTACGTGGTGCTGTCCGCCAAGGGGTTGAACCCGGCCGTGCGGGTGATCGCGCGGGCCAGTGACGAGGCGGCGGCCCGCAAGATGCGCCGCGCCGGGGCGGACGAGGTCGTGAACCCGTACCAGCTGAGCGGGAACCGCATCGCGGCGATGATGCTCGCGCCGCGCCTGAGCCGCCTGCTGAGCGGCGACGTGACCAGCGAGCACTTCACGATCCGCGAACTGAGCGTCCCGCCGGGCATGGTGGGCCGCACGGTGGCGGACCTGGGCCGCGAGACGGGCGCGCTGGTCGTGGCGATCTGGCGCGACGGGCAGCCGCTGCGCAGCCGCGCCGAGGACGTCCTGCGGGCCGGGGACGCCGTGCTGGTGGCGGGCGCGGCGGCCGAGGTGGAGGCCGTGCAGTCCGGCCCGGCGGGCGGAGTGCAGCCCGCGTGA
- a CDS encoding sensor domain-containing diguanylate cyclase, with amino-acid sequence MTRAHPNGRGWLLSAISAVLITGFLATSLLSYGVAERRLRHTIADEMLPLTGDNVASQIQNGIQRPVFISSEMANNTFLRDWLQGGERDAGRVQAYLQAIQRKHSPRAAFVVSGRTGRYYGPRGLVKTVRADDPQDAWFARVRDLRAPYELNVDVNPAYGRQPLVFVNYRLLAPDGSFLAVTGVGLTLDNIRQLLRSYDVEFQRRAYFVNERGDVMLDSRGGVGQNIRQRPGLREIAPLIFTGSARPQRLTYDAAAARYQVNARFIPELRWYLLIEQNETRALTPLRNVLLLNLLIGLLATGLVLAVVLPTVARDRAQLRRAALTDPLTGLPNRAAFDAALARPLASGVPVTLALFDLDHFKVINDRYGHPAGDEVLRRVARAAQAALPGGALLARWGGEEFILLLPGDVASGVPVAQAVRAAVEDLPTGVPGVHVTVSVGVSGARTGDTAGSVLTRADQALYLAKQRGRNRVEVAPDPAPSTPDAG; translated from the coding sequence ATGACCAGGGCGCACCCGAACGGACGAGGCTGGCTGCTGTCGGCGATCAGCGCGGTGCTGATCACCGGCTTCCTGGCCACCAGCCTGCTGTCGTACGGCGTGGCGGAGCGGCGGTTGCGGCACACGATTGCGGACGAGATGCTGCCGCTGACCGGAGATAACGTGGCGTCGCAGATTCAGAACGGTATTCAGCGGCCGGTGTTCATCTCGTCGGAGATGGCGAACAACACGTTCCTGCGCGACTGGTTGCAGGGCGGCGAGCGGGATGCGGGGCGGGTTCAGGCGTACCTGCAGGCCATTCAGCGCAAGCACTCGCCACGCGCGGCGTTCGTGGTGTCGGGCCGCACGGGTCGCTACTACGGGCCGCGCGGGCTGGTGAAGACGGTCCGGGCGGACGACCCGCAGGACGCGTGGTTTGCTCGCGTGCGGGACCTGCGGGCCCCGTACGAGTTGAACGTGGACGTGAATCCCGCGTATGGCCGTCAGCCGCTGGTGTTCGTGAACTACCGGCTGCTCGCGCCGGACGGGTCGTTCCTGGCAGTGACCGGGGTGGGGCTGACGCTGGACAACATCCGGCAGCTGCTGAGGTCGTACGATGTGGAGTTCCAGCGGCGGGCGTACTTCGTGAACGAGCGGGGGGACGTGATGCTCGACAGTCGGGGCGGCGTGGGGCAGAACATCCGGCAGCGGCCTGGTCTGCGGGAGATCGCGCCGCTGATCTTCACGGGGTCCGCGCGGCCGCAGCGGCTGACGTACGACGCTGCGGCCGCGCGGTATCAGGTGAACGCGCGGTTCATTCCGGAGTTGCGCTGGTACCTGCTGATCGAGCAGAACGAGACGCGCGCCCTGACGCCCCTGCGGAACGTGCTGCTGCTGAACCTGCTGATCGGTCTGCTCGCCACGGGGCTGGTGCTGGCGGTGGTGCTGCCGACCGTGGCGCGCGACCGGGCGCAGTTGCGCCGCGCGGCGCTGACCGATCCGCTGACGGGCCTGCCGAACCGCGCGGCGTTCGACGCGGCGCTGGCGCGGCCGCTGGCGTCGGGCGTGCCGGTCACGCTGGCCCTGTTCGATCTGGATCACTTCAAGGTGATCAACGACCGGTACGGGCACCCGGCCGGGGATGAGGTGCTGCGGCGCGTGGCGCGGGCGGCGCAGGCGGCGCTGCCGGGCGGCGCCCTGCTGGCCCGCTGGGGGGGCGAGGAGTTCATCCTGCTGCTGCCGGGGGACGTGGCGTCGGGCGTGCCGGTGGCGCAGGCGGTGCGGGCGGCGGTCGAGGACCTGCCGACCGGCGTGCCGGGGGTACACGTGACGGTCAGCGTGGGCGTGAGTGGCGCGCGGACCGGGGACACGGCGGGCAGCGTCCTGACGCGGGCGGATCAGGCGCTGTACCTTGCCAAGCAGCGGGGCCGCAACCGGGTGGAGGTCGCCCCGGATCCGGCGCCGTCCACGCCGGACGCCGGGTAA
- the thrC gene encoding threonine synthase codes for MKYVSTRGARDLGHFSDVLLSGLAPDGGLAMPESIPTVTPAQLEAWRALSYADLAYEVMRPFITDIPGEDLRRLLRDTYTEEAFHSAEITPVTPLGEAGPDGGGLYLLELSNGPSLAFKDMAMQFLGQVFEYVLEARDERVNILGATSGDTGSAAEYAMLGKARVNVVMLSPHGRMSAFQQAQMFSLQEANIFNLAVEGVFDDCQDLVKAVNADADFKARYDIGAVNSINWARVLAQAVYYFRAYLALNLPAGAEADFSVPSGNFGNVFAGYLAKRMGLPVGQLIVASNENDVLHDFFSGGTYHVRPADRVAVTSSPSMDIGKASNFERYLYLIAGADAVQTRGWWDEVGQSRPVALSGTPHWDAVQASGFRSGRSTHEDRLRTIRTVFESYGRLIDPHTADGVLVGQAYQRPGVPMICLETALPAKFEATVQEAVGHTPGRPARFDGIEQAPKRFQVMPNDVGVLKAFIAANLTPRELA; via the coding sequence ATGAAGTACGTTTCCACGCGCGGCGCGCGCGACCTCGGCCACTTCTCGGACGTGCTGCTGTCCGGCCTCGCCCCGGACGGTGGGCTGGCCATGCCCGAATCCATTCCCACGGTCACGCCCGCGCAGCTGGAGGCGTGGCGCGCCCTGAGTTACGCCGACCTCGCCTACGAGGTCATGCGCCCCTTCATCACGGACATCCCCGGGGAGGACCTGCGCCGCCTGCTGCGCGACACGTACACGGAAGAGGCCTTCCACAGCGCCGAGATCACGCCCGTCACCCCGCTGGGTGAGGCTGGCCCGGACGGAGGTGGCCTGTACCTGCTGGAACTGTCGAACGGGCCGTCCCTGGCGTTCAAGGACATGGCCATGCAGTTCCTGGGGCAGGTGTTCGAGTACGTGCTGGAGGCCCGGGACGAGCGGGTCAACATCCTGGGCGCCACCAGCGGCGACACCGGCAGCGCGGCCGAGTACGCCATGCTCGGCAAGGCCCGCGTGAACGTCGTGATGCTCTCCCCGCACGGCCGCATGAGTGCCTTCCAGCAGGCGCAGATGTTCAGCCTGCAGGAGGCGAACATCTTCAACCTGGCCGTGGAGGGCGTCTTCGACGACTGCCAGGACCTCGTGAAGGCTGTGAACGCCGACGCGGACTTCAAGGCCCGCTATGACATCGGGGCCGTGAACTCCATCAACTGGGCGCGGGTGCTGGCGCAGGCCGTGTACTACTTCCGGGCGTACCTCGCCCTGAACCTCCCCGCCGGGGCGGAGGCGGACTTCAGCGTGCCGTCCGGGAACTTCGGGAACGTGTTTGCCGGGTACCTCGCCAAACGCATGGGCCTGCCGGTCGGGCAGCTGATCGTTGCCAGCAACGAGAACGACGTGCTGCACGACTTCTTCAGCGGCGGAACGTACCACGTCCGCCCCGCCGACCGGGTCGCGGTGACGAGCAGCCCCAGCATGGACATCGGCAAGGCCAGCAACTTCGAGCGCTACCTGTACCTGATCGCCGGTGCGGACGCCGTGCAGACGCGCGGCTGGTGGGACGAGGTCGGCCAGAGCCGCCCCGTCGCCCTGAGCGGCACGCCCCACTGGGACGCGGTGCAGGCCAGCGGCTTCCGCAGCGGGCGCAGCACCCACGAAGACCGCCTGCGCACCATCCGTACCGTGTTCGAGTCGTACGGCCGCCTGATCGACCCGCACACCGCCGACGGCGTCCTCGTCGGGCAGGCCTACCAGCGGCCCGGGGTGCCCATGATCTGCCTGGAAACCGCGCTGCCCGCCAAGTTCGAGGCGACCGTGCAGGAGGCCGTGGGGCACACCCCGGGGCGCCCCGCGCGCTTCGACGGGATCGAACAGGCTCCGAAACGCTTCCAGGTCATGCCCAACGACGTCGGTGTCCTCAAGGCGTTCATCGCCGCGAACCTCACCCCGAGAGAACTCGCCTGA
- a CDS encoding Ig-like domain-containing protein: MRAFLLSALVAVLATSCGGPSTPSTTAQSTGTRVDTQAPKVSMVMSPQTLKEKGNVFFRLATQDNTTVSRVVLLIDGETFVDDPTAYNSYAKYFEASSNGEHKVTVRVYDQAQNVTEQTQTFHVNIGQ; the protein is encoded by the coding sequence ATGCGTGCATTCCTGCTCTCTGCCCTTGTTGCCGTGCTGGCCACCAGCTGCGGCGGTCCCTCCACCCCCAGCACCACCGCGCAGTCCACCGGCACCCGCGTGGACACGCAGGCCCCCAAGGTCTCCATGGTGATGAGCCCCCAGACGCTGAAGGAGAAGGGCAACGTGTTCTTCCGCCTGGCCACCCAGGACAACACCACCGTGTCCCGCGTGGTCCTGCTGATCGACGGGGAAACCTTCGTGGACGACCCGACCGCGTACAACTCCTACGCGAAGTACTTCGAGGCGAGCAGCAACGGCGAGCACAAGGTCACCGTCCGCGTGTACGACCAGGCGCAGAACGTCACCGAACAGACCCAGACGTTCCACGTGAACATCGGTCAGTAG
- a CDS encoding MBL fold metallo-hydrolase — MPQSFIQPTPVAPLTPDQFTVVLLGTGTPRAYPGAAKPAVAVVAGGQILLFDCGGDTTRQLIESGLMPQRVRDVFFTHHHYDHNAGFPDLFISSWRTHVGVIQGRSQPMRVYGPSRTRDIIGTFHDALAYDRELRVAYNRSEAAGAEVEYTERNAGLMFDEGGVQVTAFEVDHRPVTPALGYRIEFGGRRVVISGDTRPVAATAQHAWQADLLIHDAYQPQWLADLARENPEQAVQVTNPAKYHTTTLEAAQLARDAQVRHLVLTHHIPVPQATPAAEAAYTAGMAELYPGRITVGRDLMRFDL, encoded by the coding sequence GTGCCCCAGTCCTTCATTCAGCCCACCCCGGTCGCCCCGTTGACCCCCGATCAGTTCACGGTGGTCCTGCTGGGTACCGGAACGCCCCGCGCCTACCCCGGCGCCGCCAAACCGGCCGTCGCGGTCGTGGCCGGGGGGCAGATCCTGCTGTTCGACTGCGGCGGCGACACCACCCGGCAGCTGATCGAGTCGGGGCTCATGCCGCAGCGCGTGCGGGACGTCTTCTTCACGCATCACCACTACGACCACAATGCAGGCTTCCCGGACCTGTTCATCAGCAGCTGGCGCACCCACGTGGGCGTCATCCAGGGTCGGTCTCAGCCCATGCGGGTGTACGGGCCCAGCCGCACCCGCGACATCATCGGGACGTTCCATGACGCGCTCGCGTACGACCGGGAACTCCGCGTGGCGTACAACAGGTCCGAAGCGGCAGGTGCCGAGGTGGAGTACACCGAACGCAATGCTGGCCTGATGTTCGACGAGGGCGGCGTGCAGGTCACGGCCTTCGAGGTCGATCACCGTCCCGTGACGCCCGCCCTCGGGTACCGCATCGAGTTCGGTGGGCGGCGCGTCGTGATCAGCGGCGACACGCGCCCCGTGGCCGCCACCGCGCAGCACGCCTGGCAGGCCGACCTGCTGATTCATGACGCCTATCAGCCGCAGTGGCTGGCGGACCTCGCCCGGGAGAATCCCGAGCAGGCCGTGCAGGTCACCAACCCGGCCAAGTACCACACCACCACCCTGGAAGCGGCGCAGCTGGCCCGGGACGCTCAGGTCCGGCACCTGGTGCTGACCCACCACATTCCGGTGCCGCAGGCGACGCCCGCAGCTGAAGCGGCGTATACCGCCGGAATGGCGGAGCTGTACCCAGGGCGCATCACGGTCGGGCGGGACCTGATGCGCTTCGACCTGTAG